One part of the Geothrix edaphica genome encodes these proteins:
- a CDS encoding SIS domain-containing protein, with product MCGIVSLCYGSDVAAMGHEAGELLKRLEYRGYDSTGAAFISGDGAITLLKQVGAPSRVVPELGIDRRAGQRFIGQVRWATYGAVSDINSQPHHVRCKVEMVGAHNGNISNTDALKPALTAQGHAVVSDNDGEMITHLTEHAYAANLASPAPALATCRAAYAAAGLGAAIPDGAFLLMDAARQADARAEGSYAAAFADPRVPGVVAVKSGSSLYAGIGSDAHGDFVVVSSDLTSVLSKTRLLIPLAEGEGIWFTEREYLIFTLGRDLAFSLPRPKRSKLNVRDTGLRAPFRYFMEQEIASTPDNLDEVLRYYFRSPETEGLFAAFEDRQDLCKALVGKVLALYEAEGEAALTKAFAALLADPVHRELAARVQPHAEVLRAHRGQPVSDERQLLADLGRLDPQALEALALFDLLIVWKKRRRVTGHLQGLVQAIREAQKEGGRVFLVASGTSYHAALVAGTFFNNLAGVAVFPCNPGIFRSMYLNTLQPHDLLLGITQSGETKDLVDIFTDVRARVPALRRISLVNNENSRIPQELSEFYLPILCGPEIAVAATKSFLNQVAILYVLAASFSLTERKIAANLERAKDLITETLAMVEADVEEAAKRLYLEPSLHILGTGLIGLAREGALKIREVVLNHAEGYDAAEFKHGPNTILGKNTLFSIQDLAGLLEVYEQRRDGRPFAGGIEALQAWPELVETRFSNYPLLFVCPSEERDIRITISQIHTHKIRGADILLIAEKNPELAAAVSGRPMGQDRYWSKYLEVPSSGDANLFVFAATVALQRLAFRMSVLKMEYLDRLAVADHGVHPDAPKNVSKSITVD from the coding sequence GTGTGCGGAATCGTGTCGCTTTGCTATGGATCAGACGTCGCCGCCATGGGGCACGAGGCCGGTGAGCTGCTGAAGCGGCTGGAATACCGCGGGTACGACTCCACGGGCGCGGCCTTCATCAGCGGCGACGGCGCCATCACGCTCCTCAAGCAGGTGGGCGCCCCCAGCCGCGTCGTGCCCGAGCTGGGCATCGACCGGCGGGCCGGCCAGCGCTTCATCGGCCAGGTGCGCTGGGCCACCTACGGCGCGGTCTCGGACATCAACAGCCAGCCCCATCACGTGCGCTGCAAGGTGGAGATGGTGGGCGCCCACAACGGCAACATCTCCAACACGGATGCGCTGAAGCCCGCCCTGACGGCCCAGGGCCACGCCGTGGTCTCCGACAACGACGGCGAGATGATCACCCACCTCACCGAACATGCCTATGCCGCCAACCTGGCCAGCCCCGCGCCGGCCCTCGCGACCTGCCGCGCGGCCTATGCCGCCGCCGGGCTGGGCGCGGCCATTCCGGACGGCGCCTTCCTCTTGATGGACGCCGCCCGCCAGGCAGATGCCCGCGCGGAGGGCTCCTACGCCGCCGCCTTCGCGGATCCCAGGGTGCCCGGCGTGGTGGCGGTGAAATCCGGCTCTTCGCTCTATGCGGGCATCGGCAGCGATGCCCATGGTGACTTCGTGGTGGTGTCGAGCGACCTCACCTCCGTGCTTTCGAAGACGCGCCTGCTCATCCCGCTGGCCGAAGGCGAGGGCATCTGGTTCACCGAGCGCGAGTACCTGATCTTCACCCTGGGCCGGGACCTCGCGTTCTCCCTGCCCCGCCCCAAGCGCTCCAAGCTCAATGTGCGCGACACCGGCCTCCGGGCCCCGTTCCGCTACTTCATGGAGCAGGAGATCGCCTCGACGCCGGACAACCTGGACGAGGTGCTGCGGTACTACTTCCGCAGCCCCGAGACCGAGGGCCTGTTCGCCGCCTTCGAGGACCGCCAGGACCTCTGCAAGGCGCTGGTGGGCAAGGTGCTGGCGCTGTACGAGGCCGAGGGGGAGGCGGCCCTGACGAAGGCCTTTGCGGCCCTGCTGGCGGATCCGGTCCACCGGGAGCTGGCCGCCCGCGTGCAGCCCCATGCCGAGGTGCTGCGGGCCCACCGGGGCCAGCCCGTGTCCGACGAGCGGCAGCTGCTGGCGGACCTGGGCCGCCTGGATCCCCAGGCCCTGGAGGCCCTGGCCCTCTTCGACCTGCTGATCGTGTGGAAGAAGCGGCGCCGGGTGACGGGTCACCTCCAGGGCCTGGTGCAGGCCATCCGCGAGGCCCAGAAGGAGGGCGGCCGCGTCTTCCTGGTGGCCTCGGGCACCTCGTACCACGCGGCCCTCGTGGCCGGGACCTTCTTCAACAACCTGGCGGGGGTGGCTGTCTTCCCCTGCAACCCGGGCATCTTCCGGTCCATGTACCTGAACACGCTCCAGCCCCACGACCTCCTCCTCGGCATCACCCAATCCGGCGAGACCAAGGACCTGGTGGACATCTTCACGGACGTGCGCGCCCGCGTGCCCGCCCTGCGCCGCATCTCGCTGGTGAACAACGAGAACAGCCGCATCCCCCAGGAGCTGTCCGAGTTCTACCTCCCGATCCTCTGCGGCCCCGAGATCGCCGTGGCCGCCACCAAGAGCTTCCTCAACCAGGTGGCCATCCTCTATGTGCTGGCCGCCTCCTTCTCGCTCACGGAACGCAAGATCGCCGCGAACCTGGAGCGGGCCAAGGATCTCATCACCGAGACGCTGGCCATGGTCGAGGCCGATGTGGAGGAGGCTGCGAAGCGCCTCTACCTGGAGCCCTCGCTGCACATCCTGGGCACCGGCCTCATCGGCCTGGCCCGCGAAGGCGCCCTCAAGATCCGCGAGGTGGTGCTGAACCACGCTGAGGGCTACGACGCCGCCGAGTTCAAGCACGGGCCCAACACCATCCTCGGCAAGAACACCCTGTTCTCCATCCAGGACCTGGCGGGTCTGCTGGAGGTCTACGAGCAGCGCCGGGACGGCCGCCCCTTCGCCGGCGGCATCGAGGCCCTCCAGGCCTGGCCCGAGCTGGTGGAGACACGGTTCTCCAACTACCCCCTGCTCTTCGTGTGCCCCAGCGAGGAGCGCGACATCCGCATCACCATCAGCCAGATCCACACCCACAAGATCCGCGGCGCCGACATCCTGCTCATCGCGGAGAAGAACCCGGAGCTGGCGGCGGCCGTGTCCGGCCGGCCCATGGGCCAGGACCGCTACTGGTCCAAGTACCTCGAGGTGCCCTCCAGCGGCGACGCCAACCTCTTCGTGTTCGCGGCCACCGTGGCGCTCCAGCGCCTGGCCTTCCGCATGTCGGTCCTGAAGATGGAGTACCTGGACCGGCTGGCGGTGGCGGACCATGGCGTCCATCCGGACGCGCCCAAGAACGTCTCCAAGTCCATCACCGTGGATTAA
- the ric gene encoding iron-sulfur cluster repair di-iron protein: MNVDLNTKVGELVLARPETMRYFERLGIDYCCGGHRSLEEACRVANQPPADILEGLETLEPFQAGIPSPRDWAQAPLADLTRHIVATHHDYLREEMPRLEFLLEKVLRAHGERHPELPRVGELYRALVADLMPHMMKEEQILFPFIGQLEQGLSGSSCFGTVQSPIRVMELEHEAVGALLVELRELTGAYTVPADGCATFRALYDGFQTLEEDLHLHIYLENQILHPRAVALESSVQA, encoded by the coding sequence ATGAACGTGGACCTGAACACCAAGGTGGGCGAGCTGGTGCTGGCCCGTCCCGAGACCATGCGCTATTTCGAACGACTGGGCATCGACTACTGCTGCGGCGGCCACCGCAGCCTCGAAGAGGCCTGCCGCGTGGCGAACCAGCCTCCGGCCGACATCCTCGAGGGCCTGGAGACACTGGAACCCTTCCAGGCGGGCATCCCCTCCCCCCGGGACTGGGCCCAGGCTCCCCTCGCGGATCTCACCCGGCACATCGTGGCCACCCACCACGACTACCTCCGGGAGGAGATGCCCCGGCTGGAGTTCCTGCTCGAGAAGGTGCTCCGGGCGCACGGGGAGCGGCACCCCGAGCTGCCGCGCGTGGGGGAGCTCTACCGGGCCCTGGTGGCCGACCTCATGCCGCACATGATGAAGGAAGAGCAGATCCTCTTTCCCTTCATCGGTCAGTTAGAGCAGGGTCTGTCGGGATCATCCTGCTTCGGCACCGTGCAGAGCCCCATCCGTGTCATGGAGCTGGAGCACGAGGCCGTGGGCGCCCTGCTGGTCGAGCTGCGCGAGCTCACCGGCGCCTACACCGTGCCCGCGGACGGCTGCGCCACCTTCCGCGCCCTCTATGACGGATTCCAGACCCTGGAAGAGGACCTGCACCTGCACATCTACCTGGAGAACCAGATCCTCCACCCCCGCGCCGTGGCCCTGGAGTCCAGCGTCCAGGCCTGA
- a CDS encoding lysophospholipid acyltransferase family protein, whose product MANWRNTGWGAVVMLIWGALLVPAVVIGILLAAPFLGRRRAFFTIGPMYARGMAWFCHIPFVLKGWEHLPEAIRDGRQPVIFMSNHESQMDPPVLIGALPLPAVYIAKKEVKYLPFVGWAAWIAGVIFIDRGDRERAIKSIRDAADEIRGGKSVVIFPEGTRSRTGEMLPFKKGGFALAIDAGVPIVPMATVGGREVLPPGSARLRPGRYVVAVGEPVAPATHANRDALMTEVRTRIQALVAEARGTQ is encoded by the coding sequence GTGGCCAACTGGCGGAACACGGGATGGGGCGCGGTTGTGATGCTCATCTGGGGCGCCCTCCTGGTGCCGGCCGTCGTGATCGGCATCCTGCTGGCGGCCCCCTTCCTGGGACGGCGGCGCGCCTTCTTCACCATCGGGCCGATGTACGCCCGCGGCATGGCCTGGTTCTGCCACATCCCCTTCGTCCTCAAGGGATGGGAGCACCTGCCGGAGGCCATCCGGGACGGGCGCCAGCCCGTGATCTTCATGTCCAACCATGAAAGCCAGATGGACCCGCCGGTCCTCATCGGCGCCCTACCGCTGCCGGCGGTCTACATCGCCAAGAAGGAAGTGAAGTACCTGCCCTTCGTGGGCTGGGCGGCCTGGATCGCGGGGGTGATCTTCATCGACCGTGGCGACCGGGAGCGCGCCATCAAGAGCATCCGCGACGCGGCCGACGAGATCCGCGGCGGCAAGAGCGTGGTGATCTTCCCCGAAGGGACTCGCAGCCGGACCGGCGAGATGCTGCCATTCAAGAAGGGCGGCTTCGCCCTGGCCATCGATGCCGGTGTGCCCATCGTGCCCATGGCCACCGTGGGGGGCCGGGAGGTGCTCCCGCCGGGCAGCGCCCGCCTGCGTCCGGGCCGGTACGTGGTGGCGGTGGGCGAGCCCGTGGCACCCGCCACCCACGCGAACCGGGACGCGCTCATGACCGAGGTCCGCACCCGCATCCAGGCCCTCGTGGCCGAGGCCCGCGGCACCCAGTAG
- the yidD gene encoding membrane protein insertion efficiency factor YidD, whose product MRFQPTAWICRGAIRAYQATLSGHLPTQCKFTPTCSHYGLGCIQKYGTLRGGLLTTWRLIRCSPLTSGGSDPVP is encoded by the coding sequence GTGCGCTTCCAGCCCACGGCCTGGATCTGCCGGGGCGCCATCCGCGCCTATCAGGCCACGCTGTCGGGCCACCTGCCCACCCAGTGCAAGTTCACGCCCACCTGCAGCCACTACGGCCTGGGCTGCATCCAGAAGTACGGCACCCTGCGGGGCGGCCTGCTCACCACCTGGCGGCTCATCCGCTGCTCGCCGCTGACGAGCGGGGGCAGCGACCCCGTTCCCTAA
- a CDS encoding STAS domain-containing protein, whose amino-acid sequence MNTRNHNDVLILYPEGKITLGDGDQELGEAVRTSLTNGSRKIVINFSKVSYLDSSGVGELVGCYTSIKGKGGELRICGMSSKIFSLIKMTSLHSVFQVTDTEDEALAGF is encoded by the coding sequence ATGAACACTCGAAATCACAACGATGTGCTGATCCTCTACCCCGAGGGGAAGATCACCCTGGGCGACGGCGACCAGGAGCTGGGGGAGGCCGTCCGCACCTCGCTCACCAACGGCTCCCGCAAGATCGTCATCAACTTCAGCAAGGTGAGCTACCTGGATTCGTCAGGCGTGGGCGAGCTGGTGGGCTGCTACACCTCGATCAAGGGCAAGGGCGGCGAGCTGCGCATCTGCGGCATGAGCTCCAAGATCTTCAGCCTCATCAAGATGACCAGTCTGCACTCGGTCTTCCAGGTGACCGACACCGAGGACGAGGCCCTCGCGGGCTTCTAG
- the ispG gene encoding flavodoxin-dependent (E)-4-hydroxy-3-methylbut-2-enyl-diphosphate synthase, with protein MSDQELQPLAPRRKTRQILVGKVPVGGDAPISVQSMTKTDTRDVEATVNQIYGYANAGCEIVRVSVPTKKAGEVFHEICDRSPIPVVADIHFDYRLALVAADGGAACLRINPGNIGGQDRVKAVVDKAGSKGIPIRIGVNGGSLEKDLLEKFGTATPEAMVESALRHIDVLERESFRDIKISLKASDVVRTVQAYRLLAKQVDYPFHLGITEAGTPFGGTIRSSVGMGILLAEGLGDTIRVSLTGDGEDECRVGHEMLRALALRSGGFRMVSCPSCGRVQIDLNRVANEIEEGLKAINHENITYAVMGCVVNGPGEAKDADLGVAGGAGEGLIYRKGELIRKVKEEDLVPAFLEEARKVKAEADAAKA; from the coding sequence ATGTCCGATCAGGAACTCCAGCCCCTCGCCCCCCGCCGGAAGACCCGCCAGATCCTGGTGGGCAAGGTTCCCGTGGGCGGGGATGCCCCCATCAGCGTCCAGAGCATGACCAAGACGGACACCCGGGACGTCGAAGCCACCGTCAACCAGATCTACGGCTACGCCAACGCCGGCTGCGAGATCGTGCGCGTGAGCGTCCCCACCAAGAAGGCTGGCGAGGTCTTCCACGAGATCTGCGACCGAAGCCCCATCCCCGTGGTGGCCGACATCCACTTCGACTACCGGCTGGCGCTGGTGGCCGCGGATGGCGGCGCCGCCTGTCTGCGCATCAATCCCGGCAACATCGGCGGCCAGGACCGGGTGAAGGCCGTGGTGGACAAGGCCGGATCCAAGGGAATTCCGATCCGCATCGGCGTCAACGGCGGCAGCCTGGAGAAGGATCTGCTCGAGAAGTTCGGCACGGCCACCCCCGAAGCCATGGTGGAGAGCGCCCTGCGCCACATTGACGTCCTGGAGCGCGAGAGTTTCCGGGACATCAAGATCAGCCTCAAGGCCAGCGACGTGGTCCGCACCGTGCAGGCCTACCGCCTGCTGGCCAAGCAGGTGGACTACCCCTTCCACCTGGGCATCACGGAGGCCGGTACGCCCTTCGGCGGCACCATCCGCTCCAGCGTCGGGATGGGCATCCTGCTGGCCGAGGGCCTGGGCGACACCATCCGCGTCTCGCTGACCGGCGACGGCGAGGACGAGTGCCGCGTGGGCCACGAAATGTTGCGGGCCCTGGCCCTGCGCTCCGGCGGCTTCCGCATGGTGAGCTGCCCCAGCTGCGGCCGGGTGCAGATCGACCTGAATCGCGTGGCGAACGAGATCGAGGAGGGCCTGAAGGCCATCAACCACGAGAACATCACCTACGCCGTCATGGGCTGCGTGGTGAACGGGCCTGGCGAAGCCAAGGACGCCGATCTCGGCGTGGCCGGCGGCGCCGGCGAGGGCCTCATCTACCGCAAGGGCGAGCTCATCCGGAAGGTGAAGGAGGAGGACCTTGTCCCCGCCTTCCTGGAGGAGGCCCGCAAGGTCAAGGCCGAAGCGGATGCGGCGAAGGCCTAG